The Vibrio sp. SNU_ST1 genome has a segment encoding these proteins:
- a CDS encoding sensor domain-containing diguanylate cyclase: MKQQFLLEGHRAVNSLLRRLALGLDRKELNRKIIQLTEQIFGQRMASILLLNPESNTLHLEYAPNLPDFYNQQIEGVGVGAGIGSCGEAAALKKAVMVSNINTHPNWTPFLALTNQANLHACWSVPIISSHGHVLGTFAIYSQYISEPHEFELEILELLASLYSVALEKYELENQLNFFANRDSLTHSLNRRALLREAEQVLTNHCFTEKVMACLFVDVDKFKSINDTFGHSFGDDVLLAVAKVLDEATTACAKIGRYGGDEFVVFSCFDDQESVVSFYHGLEKTLQQALYINDVQFSVSVGLSCEKDPQGLDQLIAQADKNMYQIKQAKSQQ, from the coding sequence ATGAAACAACAATTTTTATTAGAAGGTCACCGAGCAGTAAACAGTTTGCTTCGAAGGCTTGCCCTTGGGTTGGATCGCAAAGAATTAAATCGCAAGATCATTCAACTCACAGAGCAGATTTTTGGTCAAAGGATGGCCTCTATTTTATTGTTAAACCCCGAATCGAATACATTACATTTAGAATATGCTCCAAACTTGCCTGATTTTTATAACCAGCAGATAGAAGGGGTGGGGGTTGGTGCCGGAATTGGTTCTTGTGGCGAAGCGGCGGCACTTAAGAAAGCTGTCATGGTCTCCAATATTAATACACACCCGAATTGGACTCCTTTCTTAGCCTTAACCAATCAGGCTAATCTTCATGCCTGTTGGTCAGTGCCAATCATCTCTTCACATGGTCACGTATTAGGTACCTTCGCAATTTACAGTCAGTACATCTCTGAACCTCATGAGTTTGAACTTGAGATCTTAGAGTTATTGGCTTCTCTGTATTCAGTCGCGCTAGAGAAGTATGAGTTAGAGAATCAACTCAACTTTTTTGCCAATCGAGACTCCCTAACACATAGTTTGAACCGCCGAGCATTGCTGAGAGAAGCCGAGCAGGTGTTAACTAACCACTGTTTTACTGAAAAAGTGATGGCGTGCCTATTTGTTGATGTCGATAAATTTAAGTCAATAAACGATACGTTTGGCCACAGCTTTGGTGATGATGTGTTGTTAGCCGTTGCAAAAGTGCTGGATGAGGCAACTACTGCCTGTGCCAAGATAGGGCGCTATGGGGGCGATGAGTTTGTGGTGTTCTCTTGTTTTGACGATCAAGAAAGCGTAGTTAGCTTCTACCACGGTTTAGAGAAAACATTACAACAAGCGCTTTATATCAATGATGTGCAGTTCTCTGTGAGTGTTGGGCTTTCTTGTGAGAAAGATCCTCAAGGGTTAGATCAGTTGATCGCACAAGCTGATAAGAACATGTACCAAATCAAGCAAGCTAAGTCTCAGCAGTAG
- a CDS encoding zinc ribbon domain-containing protein — MSENICPKCQSELAWDGKYHCESCQAHFTKVGLCPECNSQLEKLQACGAASYFCNGDCNELKSKSRVIFEFQSAE, encoded by the coding sequence ATGAGTGAAAATATCTGCCCTAAGTGCCAGTCAGAGCTAGCTTGGGATGGCAAGTATCACTGTGAAAGTTGTCAGGCTCACTTTACCAAAGTAGGGCTCTGCCCAGAGTGCAACAGCCAGTTAGAGAAGCTTCAAGCTTGTGGTGCTGCCAGCTATTTTTGTAACGGTGACTGTAACGAGCTTAAATCTAAATCGAGAGTTATATTCGAGTTCCAATCTGCGGAATAA